A region from the Hydra vulgaris chromosome 08, alternate assembly HydraT2T_AEP genome encodes:
- the LOC136083489 gene encoding uncharacterized protein LOC136083489, with the protein MSFNVSLKQNLSNAKSGGGRNVVKKYTYGIKLADLKQSVCAVCLEKKGKYSKSLVKAQASVANKIKEFIWPEYNAEFNVCPDVICSSCRRNIFLLEKGSNTYLSNWISKVSQVDRPRTRRSTELSDIIQSFYVNTKDVESLKKKMCSCCFILLARGCHNNCCSSQAVLNLINLAETLDPKSYDQVASGIIKIKIEREVIERGQSFKISTGGNPLTLTVGTKDNKFSRKFFNQISFQTVMELTSVLELTKNKTKKLISSLRKNLGSSTVVEKIM; encoded by the exons ATGTCATTCAATGTTTCTCTCAAACAAAATCTATCAAACGCCAAGTCTGGTGGTGGACGAAATGTcg taaaaaaatatacatacggTATAAAGTTGGCTGATTTAAAACAGTCTGTTTGTGCAGtctgtttggaaaaaaaaggtaaatattcaaaatctttAGTAAAAGCACAAGCATCTGTAGCAAATAAAATCAAGGAGTTTATTTGGCCTGAGTACAATGCAGAGTTTAATGTCTGTCCGGATGTAATTTGTTCAAGTTGTAGAAGAAACATCTTTTTGCTGGAAAAGGGATCAAACACTTATCTTTCAAACTGGATAAGTAAAGTTTCTCAA GTTGACAGACCAAGAACTAGACGTAGTACTGAGCTTAGTGATATTATACAATCATTTTATGTTAATACAAAAGATGTTGaatctctgaaaaaaaaaatgtgcagcTGCTGCTTTATTCTCCTTGCAAGAg GATGTCATAACAACTGTTGTTCTAGTCAGgctgttttgaatttaattaatttggCAGAAACTCTTGATCCCAAATCATATGATCAAGTTGCTTCAggcataataaaaattaaaatagagcGAGAAGTCATTGAGAGAGGCCAGTCCTTTAAAATATCTACAG GTGGAAATCCGTTAACTTTAACTGTTGGAACTAAAGACAATAAATTttctagaaagttttttaatcagATATCATTTCAAACAGTGATGGAATTAACTTCGGTTTTGgaattgacaaaaaataaaacaaaaaaactgatATCAAGTCTCCGTAAGAATCTGGGATCATCTACTGTTGTGGAGAAAATAATGTAA